A DNA window from Nitrospira sp. contains the following coding sequences:
- a CDS encoding hypothetical protein (Evidence 5 : Unknown function; MaGe:77311073): MLLLSPPVVSAALPSVTLPAPDKEASVSENPSKFSVAPEFTVTALESGMVSVAPLASVPPATVVGPL, translated from the coding sequence GTGTTGCTGTTGTCGCCGCCGGTGGTGAGCGCCGCGCTGCCGAGCGTCACATTGCCGGCGCCCGACAAGGAGGCCAGTGTCTCGGAAAATCCGTCTAAATTCAGTGTGGCCCCAGAGTTCACGGTCACAGCGCTGGAATCGGGCATGGTGTCGGTTGCGCCACTGGCCAGTGTGCCACCCGCCACAGTGGTGGGACCGCTGTAA
- a CDS encoding hypothetical protein (Evidence 5 : Unknown function; MaGe:77311072) — protein sequence MAPDRVQVPVPDLLIPPAPDNTPLKLVLVLILPVLSVPLPSEMLPAPATEPTALLKLFKSHVAPDATVTAEKRGTTSVAPLRSMPACTMVLPA from the coding sequence TTGGCGCCGGACAGGGTCCAGGTGCCAGTGCCGGACTTGCTGATTCCCCCCGCGCCGGACAATACACCGCTGAAGCTGGTGCTGGTGTTGATACTTCCGGTGCTGAGTGTGCCGTTACCCAGTGAAATGTTGCCCGCGCCGGCCACCGAGCCGACGGCGTTGTTGAAGCTGTTCAAATCCCACGTGGCGCCCGATGCCACCGTCACCGCCGAGAAGCGCGGCACCACGTCCGTCGCGCCGTTGCGCAGCATGCCCGCTTGCACCATGGTGCTGCCAGCGTAG
- a CDS encoding hypothetical protein (Evidence 5 : Unknown function; MaGe:77311074), with product MMVLPAFSVIVLPVLVTALLITRLPVLAVSVTGPFTPIDRSMVRSPAAVAFMLPVPPIPLAFEATVLSATLPDRFNTNAALVVTTPLPSVPVLPPLPTASVPAATVVEPE from the coding sequence GTGATGGTGTTGCCGGCATTCAGCGTGATCGTGCTGCCCGTGCTGGTGACCGCACTATTGATAACCAGGTTGCCGGTGCTGGCTGTCAGTGTAACGGGGCCATTCACTCCGATCGATCGATCAATGGTGAGGTCGCCGGCTGCCGTGGCGTTTATGCTGCCGGTGCCGCCGATACCGCTCGCGTTCGAGGCAACAGTGCTGAGCGCCACGTTGCCTGATCGATTCAACACCAACGCGGCGTTAGTAGTCACCACGCCGCTCCCCAGTGTGCCCGTACTGCCCCCATTGCCCACCGCCAGCGTGCCGGCAGCCACGGTGGTGGAACCGGAGTAG